Genomic window (Marinobacter fonticola):
TTGATTGCCGAGGGCGTAAACCTTTATCAGCAGGTGCAGTCGGGCGAGATCAGTCCGGGCCAATATATCGATCAGGTCACCCGTTCCTTTCCCGCGCTGCAAACGTTCCTCGAGCGCTTCAACATCGATTTCGAGCGTATCAGAGAGGGCGTTGTGGCGACCTTTGTGGGCGGTAGCAAGCTGCTGGCGAGGCAGGCCCTGGGCATCGGCCAGAATACCTTTCAGTTTTTCCTCGCCTTTTCGCTGATGATCTACCTGGCTTTCTTTTTACTGCGTGACGGCACCAAGCTGGTGGATCTGCTGATACGGGCATTGCCACTGGGGGACGAGCGCGAGCGCCTGCTGTTTGCCAAGTTCGCCGAGGTTACCCGCGCAACCGTGAAGGGTAACCTGTTCGTGGCGGCGGTTCAGGGGGCTCTGGGGGGGCTGATCTTCTGGATGCTGGGAATCACCGGCGCCTTACTTTGGGGCGTTGTCATGGCTATTGCGTCGTTGATCCCCGCGGTGGGGGCTGCGCTGGTGTGGGTGCCGGCAGCCATCTATCTGGCGGCGGTGGGCGAGTACGTTTCTGCCACTGTGCTGACGGCTTTCGGCGTGCTGGTGATTGGCCTGGCGGACAATCTGCTGCGGCCAATCCTGGTGGGACGCGACACTAAGTTGCCCGACTACATGGTTTTACTGTCCACACTCGGCGGAATTGTAATGTTTGGTATCAATGGGTTTGTGATGGGCCCGTTGGTTGCCGCTCTTTTTGTGGCCTTCTGGGGTATTTTTATCAGGGAATTCAACGAACCAGCGCGCATCGCCCGCAACGAGGAAACGGCTGATCACGACGACCGGCGCTCCGGATGAACCCTGGTGTGTTATGCGGTAGTATTAAGTTTTGGTCATAATCGAATGTATTCGACCGGTGTACCGGTTGTTTGGGTACCGATATGTTTTGGTACCGACTAGGCCCGAACATGATTCCTCAGGAGCACAACATGAATAAAATAATCCCGAGCAAGAAGTGGGTGATTTCCGGGACGTTAACGACACTGCTCATGGCGGGAGGAAGTACCGTGTTTGCGGCAAACGACACCCTGGCTTTGCAGAATGCGCTCTATGGCGCCGGTTACAGCATCGATAGGGCCGATGGACAGATGGGGCCGTCCACACGGTCCGCTCTGGAGGCCTTTCAGAAGGACCATTCGGATCTGAAGTCAACGGGCCAACTCGATGAGGCCACCAAGGAAGCGCTGGGTATGGTTTCGGTCAAGGTCGCTGCGGCGCCGGCTTCTAGCCGCAAGGCGGCCTCGTCCAAACCGGCGGTCAGCGAGCAGGCAAAAGCGGACCCCCAGCCGGCAGAAGCCGAATCGGAAGACGGGGTTGAAGAAGAGGACGACGGTTCCTGGCTTTTCTTCTAAGGGACACTGGCCCCGGGTAACCCGTACGAGCTGGAAGCCGCGGACCGTACCTGCATTCCCTTGAATCCGAAAACAGTGTGGGAAAACAGGCCCGGTCCGAAAAGTCGTTTGACGCTCAGTCTCTTAAGTCAGCTTCTCCAGATCGCGGACGCCGCCTTTGTCTGCACTGGTGGCGAG
Coding sequences:
- a CDS encoding AI-2E family transporter, whose product is MYDALERRSFLAMLLVVSLAFLFLIKPFTGPIFWAVAIALIFNPVQNWLLRRMPGRYNSAALLTLVLCLVIVIIPVLLLISSLIAEGVNLYQQVQSGEISPGQYIDQVTRSFPALQTFLERFNIDFERIREGVVATFVGGSKLLARQALGIGQNTFQFFLAFSLMIYLAFFLLRDGTKLVDLLIRALPLGDERERLLFAKFAEVTRATVKGNLFVAAVQGALGGLIFWMLGITGALLWGVVMAIASLIPAVGAALVWVPAAIYLAAVGEYVSATVLTAFGVLVIGLADNLLRPILVGRDTKLPDYMVLLSTLGGIVMFGINGFVMGPLVAALFVAFWGIFIREFNEPARIARNEETADHDDRRSG
- a CDS encoding peptidoglycan-binding domain-containing protein, producing MNKIIPSKKWVISGTLTTLLMAGGSTVFAANDTLALQNALYGAGYSIDRADGQMGPSTRSALEAFQKDHSDLKSTGQLDEATKEALGMVSVKVAAAPASSRKAASSKPAVSEQAKADPQPAEAESEDGVEEEDDGSWLFF